One genomic segment of Nocardioides cavernaquae includes these proteins:
- a CDS encoding ABC transporter substrate-binding protein, with translation MSPFHRGARPTLRVLLAVLITAGLSSCTARASEHTAPNARLDVVGPYEIHAIEPTTAQGIFTRLGAAETLVTVDADGTMRPGLATAWESSDGRTWRFTLRDGATFHDGSPVDARAVAHALTVARKTGASTLTEAGVTAIRADGDEVVIELGKPFAQLPAVVAHTSTQVLAPASYDATGKVTRIIGSGPYRVVSVKTPSQVDLVASEHWDGAAPALEEVRYLSVARSENRALMAESGEADISLGMDPTSLQRLRSSDDVRIESALLPRTIVLKLNAADPLLANIDVRRALSLALDREAMATAVLRDPDMAADQLFPPTLEGWHQDDLAPLEHDVEQARALLEEAGFTAGSDGVLARDGKRLEVSLLTFPDRPELPLLAAAIQDQLAKVGVAVDVRVENSSEIPARHADGSLQLALFARGLALIPDPTVTLLGDYAPEGSDWGAMGWSDTALNDALARLTAPGQSAEEVAQDRATIARSLQTGLPTVPLAWYRQSVVLGAHVSAVELDPFEQDWHLDEVEWR, from the coding sequence ATGTCCCCGTTCCACCGCGGCGCCCGCCCGACCCTCCGCGTCCTTCTCGCCGTCCTGATCACCGCCGGCCTCTCCTCCTGCACGGCGAGGGCGAGCGAGCACACCGCGCCCAATGCGCGCCTCGACGTCGTCGGCCCCTACGAGATCCACGCAATCGAACCGACCACCGCCCAGGGCATCTTCACCCGGCTCGGCGCCGCCGAGACCCTGGTCACCGTCGATGCCGACGGCACGATGCGACCCGGTCTCGCGACCGCCTGGGAGTCGTCCGACGGCCGCACCTGGCGGTTCACGCTCCGCGACGGCGCCACCTTCCACGACGGGAGCCCCGTCGACGCGCGCGCGGTCGCCCATGCCCTGACCGTTGCCCGGAAGACCGGTGCGAGCACCCTCACCGAGGCCGGGGTGACCGCAATCCGGGCCGACGGGGACGAGGTCGTGATCGAGCTCGGCAAGCCGTTCGCCCAGCTGCCGGCCGTCGTCGCGCACACGAGCACGCAGGTGCTCGCTCCGGCGTCGTACGACGCGACGGGCAAGGTCACCCGGATCATCGGCAGCGGTCCGTACCGCGTGGTGTCCGTGAAGACCCCGTCGCAGGTCGACCTGGTCGCTAGCGAGCACTGGGACGGCGCGGCTCCGGCACTCGAGGAGGTCCGCTACCTGAGCGTGGCCCGGTCCGAGAACCGCGCGCTGATGGCTGAGTCGGGCGAGGCGGACATCAGCCTCGGCATGGACCCGACCAGCCTGCAGCGACTGCGCTCGAGCGACGACGTGCGCATCGAGTCAGCGCTCCTTCCACGCACGATCGTGCTCAAGCTCAACGCCGCCGACCCGCTCCTCGCCAACATCGACGTACGCCGCGCACTGAGCCTCGCCCTCGACCGCGAGGCGATGGCGACCGCCGTGCTGCGAGACCCCGACATGGCGGCGGACCAGCTCTTCCCGCCGACGCTGGAGGGGTGGCACCAGGACGATCTCGCTCCGCTGGAGCACGACGTGGAGCAGGCCCGTGCGCTGCTCGAGGAAGCCGGCTTCACCGCAGGGAGCGACGGAGTGCTGGCGCGCGACGGCAAGCGACTCGAGGTCTCGCTGCTCACGTTCCCTGACCGGCCCGAGCTGCCGCTGCTGGCGGCCGCGATCCAGGACCAGCTCGCGAAGGTCGGCGTCGCCGTCGACGTACGCGTCGAGAACTCCAGCGAGATCCCTGCACGTCACGCCGACGGTTCCCTCCAGCTCGCGCTGTTCGCCCGGGGTCTCGCCCTGATCCCCGACCCGACCGTCACCCTGCTGGGCGACTACGCCCCCGAGGGCAGCGACTGGGGCGCGATGGGCTGGAGCGACACCGCCCTCAACGACGCCCTCGCGCGGCTGACCGCCCCCGGGCAGTCCGCCGAGGAGGTCGCGCAGGACCGGGCCACCATCGCCCGGTCGCTGCAGACCGGCCTGCCGACCGTTCCGCTCGCCTGGTACCGCCAGAGCGTCGTCCTGGGCGCCCACGTCAGCGCCGTCGAGCTCGACCCGTTCGAGCAGGACTGGCACCTGGACGAGGTCGAGTGGCGATGA
- a CDS encoding ABC transporter permease — translation MTNPGSMILTALLRRALQAVGVTLAVTTACFAMVQALPGDIAYRIAAGRYGYDRVDTAAADLVREAAGLDRSAAAQLWQWLIDLAHLDLGRSLVTGEEVTHEVAHALTGSVQLAVAALALALVLGVGLGLAAARRPGGALDRLTHLWVAASRTVPPFLLGLILILVFSVQLGWLPAAGHDQRSSVLLPALTLAVGLSGPFARVTRDAVVRARAAAYVDFARTRGLSERSVVVRHVLRNASSTVVAYVGVQALILVEGVIVVESLFAWPGLGHLLVHGIFWRDIPSVQAAALALALLVVVISTLVDLATLALDPRPRRTTA, via the coding sequence ATGACCAATCCCGGCTCGATGATCCTCACCGCCCTGCTGCGCCGTGCGCTGCAGGCGGTGGGGGTCACCCTCGCTGTCACCACCGCCTGCTTCGCCATGGTGCAGGCCCTGCCCGGAGACATCGCCTACCGGATCGCCGCCGGCCGCTACGGCTACGACCGCGTCGACACGGCGGCCGCCGACCTGGTCCGCGAGGCCGCCGGCCTGGACCGGTCGGCGGCGGCCCAGCTCTGGCAGTGGCTCATCGACCTCGCGCACCTCGACCTCGGCCGCTCGCTCGTCACCGGGGAGGAGGTGACCCACGAGGTCGCGCACGCGCTGACCGGTAGCGTCCAGCTGGCCGTCGCAGCGCTGGCGCTGGCCCTCGTCCTCGGCGTCGGTCTGGGCCTTGCGGCAGCCCGCCGGCCCGGCGGAGCACTCGACCGGCTCACCCACCTGTGGGTCGCGGCGAGCCGCACGGTGCCGCCGTTCCTGCTCGGGCTGATCCTCATCCTGGTCTTCTCGGTCCAGCTCGGCTGGCTGCCGGCGGCCGGCCACGACCAGCGCAGCAGCGTCCTGCTGCCTGCCCTCACGCTGGCGGTCGGCCTCTCCGGCCCGTTTGCCCGCGTCACCCGGGACGCCGTCGTGCGTGCGCGCGCCGCGGCGTACGTCGACTTCGCTCGCACGCGCGGCCTCTCCGAGCGGTCGGTCGTCGTCCGGCACGTGCTCCGGAACGCCAGCTCGACGGTCGTCGCGTATGTCGGGGTGCAGGCGCTGATCCTCGTGGAAGGCGTGATCGTCGTCGAGAGCCTCTTCGCCTGGCCGGGGCTGGGGCACCTTCTCGTGCACGGCATCTTCTGGCGGGACATCCCGTCCGTGCAGGCTGCCGCCCTCGCGCTCGCGCTCCTCGTGGTCGTCATCAGCACGCTCGTCGACCTCGCCACCCTCGCCCTCGACCCGCGTCCACGGAGGACCACCGCATGA
- a CDS encoding ABC transporter permease, with the protein MSTTTLTASPPVQAEPAPRAPSSRHRVRWAPALLMLAIAAFALIGPLVWRDPAHQELARFLEPPSWGDPLGRDHLGRSVAARLAHATRLSLGLGALCVAVAALVGSGLGLLAARLGGPVDAVLRSISEVMMALPAMLVVLLVAAFASGDLWTLYAGMAIAQWIEYFRVVRARSGVLLSGPAVEAARLLQLGPLHVLRRHVWPELGGLLSTMATFGLVTSILTISALSYVGVGVKPPRADLGLMLTESFPLYHEAPWLALGPVAVLALLTVSLLTLRRQEENA; encoded by the coding sequence ATGAGCACAACCACGCTGACCGCGTCTCCCCCGGTCCAGGCCGAGCCGGCCCCGCGAGCCCCGTCCTCCCGGCACAGGGTTCGCTGGGCCCCCGCCCTGCTCATGCTGGCGATCGCGGCGTTCGCCCTCATCGGCCCGCTCGTCTGGCGCGACCCGGCTCACCAGGAGCTCGCCCGGTTCCTGGAACCGCCCAGCTGGGGCGACCCGCTCGGAAGGGACCACCTCGGGCGCAGCGTCGCCGCGCGACTGGCCCACGCCACCCGCCTCTCGCTGGGCCTCGGGGCGCTCTGCGTCGCCGTCGCCGCGCTCGTCGGCAGCGGCCTCGGCCTGCTGGCCGCGCGGCTCGGTGGACCGGTGGACGCCGTGCTCCGGTCGATCTCCGAGGTGATGATGGCGCTGCCCGCCATGCTGGTCGTGCTCCTGGTCGCGGCCTTCGCCTCCGGAGACCTGTGGACCCTGTACGCCGGCATGGCCATCGCCCAGTGGATCGAGTACTTCCGCGTGGTCCGCGCGCGCAGCGGCGTACTGCTCTCCGGACCGGCCGTGGAGGCCGCCCGCCTGCTGCAGCTCGGTCCGCTCCACGTCCTGCGTCGCCACGTGTGGCCTGAGCTGGGAGGGCTGCTCTCCACCATGGCCACGTTCGGCCTGGTCACCTCGATCCTGACCATCTCCGCACTCAGCTACGTCGGCGTGGGCGTGAAGCCGCCGCGCGCGGACCTCGGGCTCATGCTCACCGAGTCATTCCCGCTCTACCACGAGGCGCCCTGGCTGGCCCTGGGCCCGGTGGCCGTACTGGCCCTGCTCACCGTCAGCCTGCTGACGCTGCGCCGACAGGAGGAGAACGCATGA